A region from the Toxotes jaculatrix isolate fToxJac2 chromosome 2, fToxJac2.pri, whole genome shotgun sequence genome encodes:
- the lad1 gene encoding ladinin-1 isoform X1 produces the protein MSISRKNWSALSSLARQWTMEDEEEVEREKRRRVKSSSSTTDPDAPRETPTSDSTFGTDSTSETSHGLSSVEQIQLDFVEMLRVRDEKRRMRHVETLRRQKEEGEDEAEATRGGGGGARVELLGDLEEEQGSVLPSVKTTSKPQPPQKTASYSHSSSSNINANSTNRQHENGESSSKDPDPKSPSNPARKFVSSVSISLDKSPSFSGRTTPMSPCSPTAPLSPREHWTSPCQSPSPRGAQNPVQNGHTQETSKNGSSSNFEQTAKPAFVRQSSRTISFRMMRKKEEESAPLQRSASVRMATKKFESNTDQDQNEDEDKPSSFQRNSRQRISSRSIQEKMERLAQAAQKSETVRSPDVTQRTLFLLDEVSRKRGLFEKEAQVAPPASPGVSRQEFRSFASGMSDRVNRWLNKTNQTGPSHTSTDLRHVDINSKRTLFENRAEDTVSKASPGKIYK, from the exons ATGTCTATCAGTCGGAAAAACTGGTCGGCTTTGTCCAG CCTAGCGCGCCAGTGGACGatggaagatgaggaggaggtggagagggagaaaaggaggagagtgaAGAGCTCGAGCAGCACCACTGACCCAGATGCACCAAGAGAAACGCCCACCAGCGACAGCACCTTTGGGACAGACTCCACAAGTGAGACGTCCCATGGCCTCAGCAG TGTGGAGCAAATCCAGCTGGACTTTGTGGAGATGCTGCGAGTCCGTGATGAAAAGCGGAGGATGAGACACGTGGAGACACTGAGACGACagaaggaggaaggggaggatgAAGCAGAGGCtaccagaggaggaggaggaggggccaGGGTGGAGTTACTGGGTGACTTGGAAGAGGAGCAGGGCAGTGTGTTACCCTCTGTGAAAACCACATCCAAACCACAACCACCCCAAAAAACAGCCTcttacagtcacagcagcagcagcaatatcAATGctaacagcacaaacagacaa CATGAAAATGGTGAGTCGTCAAGCAAAGACCCTGATCCCAAGTCACCATCCAACCCGGCTCGCAAGTTTGTCAG CTCTGTGTCCATCTCACTCGACAAGAGTCCCTCTTTCAGCGGGCGCACAACTCCCATGAGCCCTTGCTCTCCAACCGCCCCCCTGTCACCTCGAGAACACTGGACCTCACCCTGCCAGAGTCCCTCTCCCAGGGGAGCTCAAAACCCTGTTCAGAACggacacacacaggag ACCAGCAAGAATGGCTCTTCCTCCAACTTTGAACAGACGGCCAAACCTGCCTTCGTACGACAGAGTTCCAGGACTATATCCTTCAGG atgatgaggaaaaaagaagaagagagtgcACCACTGCAGAGGAG tGCGAGTGTGAGGATGGCCACCAAGAAGTTTGAATCCAACACA gaccaggaccaaaatgaagatgaagacaAACCATCATCTTTCCAGAGAAA CTCTCGGCAGAGGATTTCATCCAGGTCCATccaggagaagatggagagactGGCTCAGGCTGCACAG AAGTCAGAAACTGTGCGATCTCCAGACGTGACCCAGAGGACCCTGTTCCTGCTGGATGAAGTGTCTAGGAAGAGAGGTCTCTTTGAGAAGGAGGCGCAGGTAGCGCCCCCCGCCAGCCCTGGAGTTTCTAGACAG GAATTTAGGAGCTTTGCATCAGGAATGTCGGACCGCGTCAACCGCTGGCTCAACAAGACCAACCAAACTGGGCCTTCACACACTTCTACT GACTTGAGACATGTGGACATCAACAGTAAGAGGACCTTGTTtgagaacagagcagaggacacTGTCTCAAAAGCCAGTCCTGGAAAAATCTACAAGTGA
- the lad1 gene encoding ladinin-1 isoform X2, whose translation MSISRKNWSALSSLARQWTMEDEEEVEREKRRRVKSSSSTTDPDAPRETPTSDSTFGTDSTSETSHGLSSVEQIQLDFVEMLRVRDEKRRMRHVETLRRQKEEGEDEAEATRGGGGGARVELLGDLEEEQGSVLPSVKTTSKPQPPQKTASYSHSSSSNINANSTNRQHENGESSSKDPDPKSPSNPARKFVSSVSISLDKSPSFSGRTTPMSPCSPTAPLSPREHWTSPCQSPSPRGAQNPVQNGHTQEMMRKKEEESAPLQRSASVRMATKKFESNTDQDQNEDEDKPSSFQRNSRQRISSRSIQEKMERLAQAAQKSETVRSPDVTQRTLFLLDEVSRKRGLFEKEAQVAPPASPGVSRQEFRSFASGMSDRVNRWLNKTNQTGPSHTSTDLRHVDINSKRTLFENRAEDTVSKASPGKIYK comes from the exons ATGTCTATCAGTCGGAAAAACTGGTCGGCTTTGTCCAG CCTAGCGCGCCAGTGGACGatggaagatgaggaggaggtggagagggagaaaaggaggagagtgaAGAGCTCGAGCAGCACCACTGACCCAGATGCACCAAGAGAAACGCCCACCAGCGACAGCACCTTTGGGACAGACTCCACAAGTGAGACGTCCCATGGCCTCAGCAG TGTGGAGCAAATCCAGCTGGACTTTGTGGAGATGCTGCGAGTCCGTGATGAAAAGCGGAGGATGAGACACGTGGAGACACTGAGACGACagaaggaggaaggggaggatgAAGCAGAGGCtaccagaggaggaggaggaggggccaGGGTGGAGTTACTGGGTGACTTGGAAGAGGAGCAGGGCAGTGTGTTACCCTCTGTGAAAACCACATCCAAACCACAACCACCCCAAAAAACAGCCTcttacagtcacagcagcagcagcaatatcAATGctaacagcacaaacagacaa CATGAAAATGGTGAGTCGTCAAGCAAAGACCCTGATCCCAAGTCACCATCCAACCCGGCTCGCAAGTTTGTCAG CTCTGTGTCCATCTCACTCGACAAGAGTCCCTCTTTCAGCGGGCGCACAACTCCCATGAGCCCTTGCTCTCCAACCGCCCCCCTGTCACCTCGAGAACACTGGACCTCACCCTGCCAGAGTCCCTCTCCCAGGGGAGCTCAAAACCCTGTTCAGAACggacacacacaggag atgatgaggaaaaaagaagaagagagtgcACCACTGCAGAGGAG tGCGAGTGTGAGGATGGCCACCAAGAAGTTTGAATCCAACACA gaccaggaccaaaatgaagatgaagacaAACCATCATCTTTCCAGAGAAA CTCTCGGCAGAGGATTTCATCCAGGTCCATccaggagaagatggagagactGGCTCAGGCTGCACAG AAGTCAGAAACTGTGCGATCTCCAGACGTGACCCAGAGGACCCTGTTCCTGCTGGATGAAGTGTCTAGGAAGAGAGGTCTCTTTGAGAAGGAGGCGCAGGTAGCGCCCCCCGCCAGCCCTGGAGTTTCTAGACAG GAATTTAGGAGCTTTGCATCAGGAATGTCGGACCGCGTCAACCGCTGGCTCAACAAGACCAACCAAACTGGGCCTTCACACACTTCTACT GACTTGAGACATGTGGACATCAACAGTAAGAGGACCTTGTTtgagaacagagcagaggacacTGTCTCAAAAGCCAGTCCTGGAAAAATCTACAAGTGA
- the lad1 gene encoding ladinin-1 isoform X3: protein MLRVRDEKRRMRHVETLRRQKEEGEDEAEATRGGGGGARVELLGDLEEEQGSVLPSVKTTSKPQPPQKTASYSHSSSSNINANSTNRQHENGESSSKDPDPKSPSNPARKFVSSVSISLDKSPSFSGRTTPMSPCSPTAPLSPREHWTSPCQSPSPRGAQNPVQNGHTQETSKNGSSSNFEQTAKPAFVRQSSRTISFRMMRKKEEESAPLQRSASVRMATKKFESNTDQDQNEDEDKPSSFQRNSRQRISSRSIQEKMERLAQAAQKSETVRSPDVTQRTLFLLDEVSRKRGLFEKEAQVAPPASPGVSRQEFRSFASGMSDRVNRWLNKTNQTGPSHTSTDLRHVDINSKRTLFENRAEDTVSKASPGKIYK, encoded by the exons ATGCTGCGAGTCCGTGATGAAAAGCGGAGGATGAGACACGTGGAGACACTGAGACGACagaaggaggaaggggaggatgAAGCAGAGGCtaccagaggaggaggaggaggggccaGGGTGGAGTTACTGGGTGACTTGGAAGAGGAGCAGGGCAGTGTGTTACCCTCTGTGAAAACCACATCCAAACCACAACCACCCCAAAAAACAGCCTcttacagtcacagcagcagcagcaatatcAATGctaacagcacaaacagacaa CATGAAAATGGTGAGTCGTCAAGCAAAGACCCTGATCCCAAGTCACCATCCAACCCGGCTCGCAAGTTTGTCAG CTCTGTGTCCATCTCACTCGACAAGAGTCCCTCTTTCAGCGGGCGCACAACTCCCATGAGCCCTTGCTCTCCAACCGCCCCCCTGTCACCTCGAGAACACTGGACCTCACCCTGCCAGAGTCCCTCTCCCAGGGGAGCTCAAAACCCTGTTCAGAACggacacacacaggag ACCAGCAAGAATGGCTCTTCCTCCAACTTTGAACAGACGGCCAAACCTGCCTTCGTACGACAGAGTTCCAGGACTATATCCTTCAGG atgatgaggaaaaaagaagaagagagtgcACCACTGCAGAGGAG tGCGAGTGTGAGGATGGCCACCAAGAAGTTTGAATCCAACACA gaccaggaccaaaatgaagatgaagacaAACCATCATCTTTCCAGAGAAA CTCTCGGCAGAGGATTTCATCCAGGTCCATccaggagaagatggagagactGGCTCAGGCTGCACAG AAGTCAGAAACTGTGCGATCTCCAGACGTGACCCAGAGGACCCTGTTCCTGCTGGATGAAGTGTCTAGGAAGAGAGGTCTCTTTGAGAAGGAGGCGCAGGTAGCGCCCCCCGCCAGCCCTGGAGTTTCTAGACAG GAATTTAGGAGCTTTGCATCAGGAATGTCGGACCGCGTCAACCGCTGGCTCAACAAGACCAACCAAACTGGGCCTTCACACACTTCTACT GACTTGAGACATGTGGACATCAACAGTAAGAGGACCTTGTTtgagaacagagcagaggacacTGTCTCAAAAGCCAGTCCTGGAAAAATCTACAAGTGA